Proteins encoded within one genomic window of Nordella sp. HKS 07:
- the arsC gene encoding arsenate reductase (glutaredoxin) (This arsenate reductase requires both glutathione and glutaredoxin to convert arsenate to arsenite, after which the efflux transporter formed by ArsA and ArsB can extrude the arsenite from the cell, providing resistance.), with product MTVTIYHNPACGTSRNTLAMIRQSGEEPVVIEYLKNPPSREKLKELIHAMGISSRDLLRQKGTPFGELGLGDPKWASDELIDFMMMHPILINRPIVVTDRGVRLCRPSEVVLEILPNPNIGRFVKEDGEVVESRRVG from the coding sequence ATGACCGTCACTATCTATCACAATCCTGCTTGTGGCACGTCGCGCAACACGCTGGCAATGATCCGCCAGAGCGGCGAAGAGCCCGTTGTCATCGAATATTTGAAGAACCCGCCGAGCCGTGAGAAGCTCAAGGAACTGATCCATGCGATGGGGATCAGCTCGCGTGATCTTCTGCGCCAGAAGGGTACGCCCTTTGGCGAGCTTGGCCTCGGCGATCCCAAGTGGGCATCTGATGAGCTGATTGATTTCATGATGATGCATCCGATCCTGATCAACCGCCCGATCGTCGTCACCGACAGGGGCGTTAGGCTGTGCCGGCCATCGGAGGTGGTTCTTGAAATCCTCCCCAATCCGAATATCGGCCGTTTCGTCAAGGAAGACGGCGAAGTGGTCGAATCGCGCCGCGTGGGGTGA
- a CDS encoding DUF3631 domain-containing protein — protein sequence MSSYITVESEPEGACLYCSAVFFIEGDSVMPELMLPYARDYAAQDLYVFPCAFDKSPITKNGYRDGSKDIAQIERWWGQNPYAMIGCVTGPRTDVILLDVDIKRGVDGRASLKKLRIDVSGCPQAVTPSGGSHYYFRLGGKTLRNSQGKLGPGLDVRGQGGYAILPPSTPDPRRPGYAWVNDISLAAAPVISPELEALLKEKTDELTAECNKIRAAKPGERNAVLNACAFKIAKIVLGGRLQEAGAREALTEAALEIGLEREEIDKTLKSAFEAREREKEGKGGSSARQGRRVMFPDVEPWDTEVEGEELLDEIAAAIHRHIIMSDDQGLATALWSIHSYCIDAATHSPRLHLWGPTRRCGKTQLCEVLYHLVRKPLLSETMTISVLFRVVDAHQPTIIVDEADLLLKDNDELRAGLNAGFQPTGMAHRIVGDDLEPRGFSMWSPVVISGIGKLHPTLADRSIDIDLVRKKKSETIGRLDAAAKSELLTIGRRIARWSKDHLDRLKAARPELPSSINDRACDCWEPLLAIASEIGEDVRRKTFAAAIALTAEDADEAEAGIVLLSDIRAVFDSRVAKNIDDADKIASAALVTELINMEGRPWSSWRKGKAITQNAIGRLLKPFGIRPGNVWFAGNATQFKGYLREHFDEAFSRYL from the coding sequence TTGTCCTCATACATCACCGTTGAATCTGAGCCGGAAGGAGCTTGCCTCTATTGCAGCGCGGTATTTTTTATCGAGGGAGATTCTGTGATGCCGGAATTGATGCTCCCATATGCACGAGACTATGCCGCGCAAGACCTCTACGTCTTTCCATGCGCGTTCGACAAAAGCCCTATCACTAAGAACGGCTACCGGGACGGATCGAAAGACATTGCGCAAATCGAGCGATGGTGGGGCCAAAATCCATACGCAATGATCGGGTGCGTCACCGGTCCCAGGACTGACGTTATCCTTCTCGATGTCGACATCAAGCGTGGCGTTGATGGCCGCGCTTCGCTCAAGAAGCTCAGGATCGACGTCTCCGGCTGTCCTCAGGCTGTCACCCCTAGCGGTGGATCGCATTACTACTTCCGGCTTGGCGGCAAGACGTTGCGAAACAGCCAAGGAAAACTTGGCCCAGGCCTGGATGTCCGCGGTCAAGGCGGATATGCGATTCTCCCTCCTTCAACGCCCGATCCGCGCCGCCCAGGCTATGCATGGGTCAACGATATTTCACTAGCGGCGGCACCCGTCATTTCTCCTGAGCTCGAAGCGCTGCTCAAGGAAAAAACCGACGAACTTACCGCCGAATGCAACAAGATTCGCGCCGCCAAGCCCGGGGAGCGCAACGCCGTTCTCAATGCCTGCGCCTTCAAGATTGCCAAGATCGTCCTCGGTGGCCGGCTGCAGGAAGCTGGTGCGCGCGAAGCGCTCACCGAAGCCGCACTCGAAATTGGCCTCGAACGTGAGGAAATCGATAAGACTTTGAAGAGCGCGTTCGAAGCACGCGAGCGAGAGAAAGAAGGCAAAGGTGGTTCATCCGCAAGGCAGGGTCGCCGGGTCATGTTTCCCGATGTCGAGCCATGGGACACCGAAGTCGAAGGAGAGGAACTCCTCGACGAGATCGCTGCCGCAATCCATCGGCACATCATCATGAGCGATGACCAGGGACTCGCCACCGCACTGTGGTCGATCCACAGCTATTGCATCGATGCCGCCACCCACAGCCCGCGCCTGCACCTTTGGGGTCCAACAAGGAGGTGCGGGAAGACCCAACTCTGCGAAGTTCTGTATCATCTCGTCCGCAAGCCGCTGCTCAGTGAGACGATGACGATCAGTGTCTTGTTCCGCGTTGTCGATGCTCATCAGCCGACCATCATCGTCGACGAAGCGGATCTTCTTCTGAAAGACAACGACGAGCTGAGAGCTGGACTGAATGCCGGCTTCCAGCCGACCGGCATGGCGCACCGTATTGTCGGCGACGACCTCGAGCCGCGCGGATTCTCGATGTGGTCGCCGGTCGTCATTTCGGGAATCGGCAAGCTGCATCCTACCCTGGCCGACCGGTCGATCGATATCGATCTCGTCCGCAAGAAGAAGTCCGAGACGATCGGCAGGCTCGATGCTGCAGCCAAGAGCGAGCTCCTGACCATCGGCCGGCGGATCGCTCGCTGGTCTAAGGATCATCTCGATCGTCTCAAGGCGGCGCGGCCGGAATTGCCGAGCTCGATCAATGATCGGGCCTGCGACTGCTGGGAGCCACTGCTGGCGATAGCCTCGGAGATCGGAGAAGACGTCCGGCGCAAGACATTCGCGGCCGCAATCGCTCTGACGGCGGAGGATGCCGACGAGGCGGAGGCGGGAATCGTGCTGCTCTCCGATATTCGCGCTGTCTTCGATTCACGCGTGGCCAAGAACATCGATGATGCCGACAAGATCGCCAGCGCCGCTCTGGTGACCGAGCTTATCAATATGGAAGGTCGGCCCTGGAGCTCCTGGCGCAAAGGGAAGGCGATTACCCAGAACGCGATCGGTCGGCTGCTCAAGCCATTCGGAATCAGACCGGGGAATGTGTGGTTCGCCGGTAATGCTACACAGTTCAAAGGTTATCTACGGGAGCACTTCGATGAAGCATTTTCTCGATATCTGTAG
- a CDS encoding arsenate reductase ArsC: MPDHIFNVLFLCTGNSARSIMGEVILNREGIGKFRGYSAGSTPKGLVHPYTLDLISKLNHPVKDLRSKDWDEFAQERAPKLDFVFTLCDDAANEVCPIWPGQPMTAHWGMPDPAAVEGNEAEKRLAFAETYRMLRNRITAFVNLPVRSLDRLSLQQKLVDIGRS; this comes from the coding sequence ATGCCTGATCATATCTTCAACGTACTTTTCCTCTGCACGGGCAATTCCGCTCGCTCGATCATGGGAGAGGTCATTCTCAACCGCGAAGGCATCGGTAAATTCAGAGGCTATAGCGCCGGCAGCACGCCCAAGGGGTTGGTTCACCCCTATACGCTCGATCTCATCAGCAAGCTGAACCACCCTGTGAAAGATCTGCGTTCCAAGGACTGGGATGAGTTTGCGCAGGAGCGAGCGCCGAAACTCGATTTTGTTTTCACTCTTTGCGATGACGCCGCGAATGAAGTCTGTCCCATTTGGCCAGGCCAGCCGATGACCGCCCATTGGGGTATGCCCGATCCGGCGGCGGTCGAGGGAAATGAAGCCGAGAAGCGCCTTGCTTTCGCGGAGACCTACCGCATGCTACGCAACCGCATAACCGCCTTCGTTAATCTGCCAGTTCGCTCGCTCGATCGACTCAGCCTGCAGCAGAAGCTTGTCGATATTGGAAGAAGCTGA
- a CDS encoding NAD(P)-binding domain-containing protein, which yields MDKTLPIAIIGAGPIGLAAASHLILRGQEVRVLEAADQIAPNLRDWGHVRLFSIWEQCVDEAAVELLKKNGWVSPPASALPVGQDLVEHYLEPLAATPELAPIIETNASVVRISRLGRDRMKSRDREATPFIITLRDKAGNEREVLARAVIDTSGTWQNPNPLGANGWPAVGESAFRDRISYGIPDVSGADREVYSGMRTLVMGGGHSAANALLDLALLAEDEPATALTWAVRGNSLAKVFGGGASDQLPARGQLGDRLRALVEDKRLTIQLSFAAQRLKMNGNGVLIEGITPEGIRRIGPFDRIVAATGQRPDFSFARELQLDLHPVVESTRALGPLIDPNEHSCGTVPAHGWRELVHTEPGYFVAGIKSYGRAPTFLLLTGYEQVRSISAHLAGDHAAADDVRLVLPETGVCNATLDQVAPGGACCTGAEPNAEEPCCERPAARKGTTCCGPAKVDVAKTILEKAGSC from the coding sequence ATGGACAAGACCCTTCCAATCGCCATTATCGGAGCCGGTCCGATCGGCCTTGCGGCTGCGTCTCACCTCATATTACGCGGCCAAGAAGTTCGTGTCCTCGAAGCCGCAGATCAGATTGCACCAAACTTGCGTGACTGGGGCCATGTCCGTCTCTTCTCGATCTGGGAACAATGCGTCGATGAGGCGGCCGTGGAGCTTCTGAAAAAGAATGGCTGGGTCAGTCCGCCCGCCAGCGCGTTACCGGTGGGCCAGGATCTGGTCGAGCACTATCTCGAGCCCCTGGCGGCGACGCCCGAACTCGCCCCCATCATCGAAACTAATGCGAGCGTCGTAAGAATCTCGAGGCTCGGGCGCGATCGGATGAAGAGCCGCGACCGCGAAGCCACTCCTTTCATCATCACGCTTCGCGACAAGGCCGGCAATGAGCGCGAGGTTCTCGCCCGCGCCGTCATTGACACTTCCGGCACCTGGCAAAACCCAAATCCCCTGGGCGCAAATGGCTGGCCGGCGGTCGGCGAGAGCGCGTTCAGGGATCGCATCTCCTATGGCATCCCGGATGTTTCTGGCGCAGATCGTGAAGTCTATAGCGGCATGCGGACGCTCGTCATGGGCGGCGGCCATTCGGCAGCCAACGCCCTTCTCGATCTTGCTTTGCTTGCGGAGGACGAGCCCGCAACCGCGCTTACCTGGGCCGTGCGCGGCAATTCGCTGGCCAAGGTCTTCGGTGGAGGCGCTTCCGACCAATTGCCGGCGCGTGGTCAATTAGGCGACAGGCTACGCGCTCTGGTCGAGGATAAGCGTCTCACCATCCAATTGTCCTTCGCGGCGCAACGGCTCAAGATGAATGGCAATGGTGTCCTGATCGAAGGCATCACCCCAGAGGGCATCCGCCGCATCGGTCCGTTTGACCGGATCGTCGCCGCGACCGGCCAGCGTCCGGACTTCTCCTTTGCCCGCGAATTACAGCTCGACTTGCATCCCGTCGTCGAGAGCACGCGAGCTCTCGGGCCGTTGATCGATCCCAATGAGCATTCCTGCGGAACGGTTCCCGCGCATGGCTGGCGCGAACTCGTCCACACCGAGCCGGGATATTTTGTTGCCGGCATCAAAAGCTACGGCCGCGCACCGACATTCCTCCTGCTCACAGGTTATGAGCAGGTGCGTTCGATCTCGGCGCATCTCGCCGGTGATCACGCGGCGGCCGATGATGTGCGTTTGGTGCTTCCTGAGACGGGCGTGTGCAATGCCACGCTCGACCAGGTAGCGCCGGGCGGAGCCTGCTGCACTGGTGCAGAGCCCAATGCGGAAGAGCCCTGCTGCGAAAGGCCAGCGGCGCGAAAGGGCACTACTTGCTGCGGCCCGGCCAAAGTCGATGTAGCGAAAACGATCCTTGAAAAAGCAGGAAGCTGCTGA
- a CDS encoding MIP/aquaporin family protein, giving the protein MSTYDLTRRLTAEALGTALLVATVVGSGIMADKLTDDTALALLGNTLPTGAILVVLITILGPISGAHFNPAVSLVFALRREINSSDAASYIVAQIVGGIIGTIIAHLMFDLSAIQSSLTVRTGIAQWLAEAVATFGLVATILAGIKFANSSVPWLVGLYITAAYWFTASTSFANPAVAIARSFTNTFSGIRPIDLPGFIVAELVGALIGMILMTWLLRSQPDTKTQNRKARA; this is encoded by the coding sequence ATGTCTACTTACGATCTCACTCGCCGATTGACCGCAGAGGCTCTCGGTACCGCCCTCCTCGTTGCGACCGTCGTTGGCTCGGGCATTATGGCCGACAAGTTGACGGATGACACGGCACTCGCTCTTTTGGGCAATACTTTGCCCACTGGCGCCATCCTGGTCGTGCTGATCACGATCCTGGGACCAATCTCCGGGGCGCATTTCAACCCGGCGGTTTCGCTGGTCTTCGCGCTCCGACGTGAAATCAACAGTTCGGACGCGGCTTCCTACATTGTAGCCCAGATTGTGGGAGGCATCATCGGCACGATCATCGCTCATCTGATGTTCGACCTGTCCGCGATACAGTCATCGCTCACCGTCCGAACCGGTATCGCGCAATGGCTGGCGGAAGCGGTCGCCACTTTCGGCTTAGTCGCGACGATCCTCGCCGGCATCAAATTTGCCAACTCTTCCGTGCCTTGGCTGGTTGGTCTTTACATCACGGCCGCGTATTGGTTCACCGCATCGACCTCCTTCGCCAATCCGGCCGTGGCGATAGCACGCTCCTTCACAAATACATTTTCAGGCATTCGTCCCATCGACTTGCCGGGGTTCATCGTGGCGGAGCTTGTTGGGGCCCTGATCGGTATGATTCTGATGACATGGCTCTTGCGGTCGCAGCCAGATACTAAGACACAAAACCGGAAAGCTCGTGCATGA
- a CDS encoding MFS transporter, whose protein sequence is MIAIPIIGLGVTQVVGYGTLYYAFAVLEPYISREFGWPSSWSFGCLSLALLIGGLAGPFAGRLIDERGARLIMSWGSVASSIALVALAVSQNLITFALALIIVEVTSVLVLYDAAFAAIAQITGRQAARRAITQMTLLGGFASTVFWPITHFLVETMDWRSVYLIFAAINLSVCLPIHLWVLSQTAEPIANGLIAREDGDEQSTLPPQDRMRAMLWLIAYFCLTGFVYSSFNIQWVSALQNAGFTSAVAVGVGVLMGPSQVAIRFLDMLFGKTLHPLATGAISSLFLVVALAALMLAGAGVAAAVVFAVLFGLSQGLSSIVRGTIPLALFGRSGYGARLGRISAISVAVKSCAPFVFALILGSAGPTTAFAATAVLAGLSLVVLRLIPRPA, encoded by the coding sequence TTGATCGCCATCCCCATCATCGGCCTCGGCGTCACGCAAGTCGTGGGCTATGGGACGCTCTACTATGCCTTTGCTGTACTTGAGCCCTACATCTCGCGCGAATTTGGCTGGCCGTCATCCTGGTCCTTCGGATGTCTGTCGCTCGCGCTGCTGATCGGCGGACTCGCCGGCCCATTCGCCGGCCGGCTGATCGATGAGCGCGGAGCCCGGCTCATAATGTCCTGGGGATCGGTCGCCTCGTCCATCGCTCTCGTCGCGCTGGCGGTATCGCAAAACCTTATCACCTTCGCGCTCGCTCTCATAATCGTTGAAGTGACCTCGGTTCTTGTCCTCTATGATGCCGCTTTCGCGGCAATCGCCCAGATCACTGGGCGCCAGGCGGCCAGGCGCGCAATTACACAGATGACCTTGCTAGGCGGATTTGCCTCGACCGTCTTCTGGCCAATTACGCATTTCCTGGTCGAGACGATGGACTGGCGATCAGTCTATCTTATATTCGCCGCCATAAACCTCTCCGTTTGCCTTCCCATTCATCTCTGGGTCCTCAGCCAAACGGCGGAGCCGATTGCGAACGGCCTTATAGCGCGAGAGGACGGCGACGAACAGTCGACGCTGCCTCCTCAGGACAGAATGCGCGCGATGCTATGGCTCATCGCCTATTTCTGCCTTACCGGCTTCGTCTATTCGTCCTTCAACATCCAATGGGTCTCCGCCTTGCAGAATGCCGGCTTCACATCGGCGGTGGCGGTCGGCGTCGGCGTGCTGATGGGCCCGTCGCAGGTCGCCATCCGCTTCCTCGACATGCTGTTCGGCAAGACATTGCACCCTCTTGCCACCGGAGCGATCTCATCGCTCTTTCTGGTCGTAGCGCTTGCGGCGCTGATGTTGGCGGGGGCTGGCGTCGCCGCAGCGGTCGTCTTCGCCGTCTTGTTCGGCTTGAGCCAGGGGCTCTCGTCGATCGTTAGGGGCACGATCCCGCTCGCTCTCTTCGGACGCAGCGGATATGGCGCGAGGCTGGGTCGAATCTCCGCTATCAGCGTGGCGGTCAAATCATGCGCGCCTTTCGTCTTCGCGCTCATCTTAGGGAGTGCGGGGCCAACGACAGCATTCGCTGCCACTGCTGTGCTAGCCGGGCTTTCGCTGGTCGTGCTACGCCTTATACCACGCCCCGCCTGA
- a CDS encoding helix-turn-helix transcriptional regulator, giving the protein MKLVDAAAQLEALGNPTRLTIYRTLVRVGEVGLSVGQLQSRLGTAASTLSHHLQKLIQVDLVTQERQSTTLICRANYPVMAALVGFLTEECCIEEKENTCRPDAA; this is encoded by the coding sequence ATGAAACTTGTCGATGCTGCGGCTCAGCTCGAAGCTCTGGGCAATCCCACCCGCCTTACTATTTACCGCACCCTGGTGCGCGTGGGGGAAGTCGGTCTGTCTGTAGGGCAGCTTCAATCTCGCCTCGGTACTGCGGCCTCAACGCTATCCCACCATCTACAGAAGCTGATCCAGGTCGATCTGGTCACCCAGGAGCGGCAATCAACCACCCTGATCTGTCGGGCCAATTATCCCGTAATGGCGGCTCTGGTCGGCTTTCTCACGGAGGAATGCTGCATCGAGGAAAAGGAGAATACCTGCCGTCCCGACGCCGCATGA
- a CDS encoding recombinase RecT, with protein MPDNPLITIRSEMMKLAPEFQAALPAHIKIERFQRVIMTAIQTNPALLNCDRRSLWNACMRAAQDGLLPDGREGAIVPYRIMGRLTAQWIPMVAGLRKKARNAGEISTWSCYCVHEKDEFSFELGDDPHIRHRPYLGPERGKVIAAYSIAKLKDGERSYEVMAIDEIDAIRKLSKAEKGPWDTFPEEMMRKTVLRRHAKSLPFSSDLDDLVRRDDELYDLKEARENPGRRQLPHSLKEFATMPEPEEAKDQTNSTPVA; from the coding sequence ATGCCAGACAACCCGCTCATAACAATCCGCTCCGAAATGATGAAACTGGCCCCGGAGTTTCAGGCGGCACTGCCAGCCCACATCAAGATCGAACGTTTTCAGCGTGTCATCATGACGGCGATCCAGACCAATCCGGCGCTCCTCAACTGCGACCGGCGATCACTGTGGAACGCCTGCATGCGCGCCGCACAAGACGGCCTGCTTCCGGACGGGCGGGAAGGAGCGATCGTTCCCTATCGCATCATGGGAAGACTCACGGCGCAATGGATTCCGATGGTCGCGGGCTTGCGCAAGAAGGCACGCAATGCTGGCGAGATCAGTACCTGGTCCTGCTACTGCGTCCACGAAAAGGACGAGTTCAGCTTCGAGCTCGGCGACGATCCGCATATCCGGCACCGTCCCTACCTCGGTCCCGAGCGCGGCAAGGTGATCGCCGCCTATTCGATCGCGAAGCTCAAGGACGGCGAGAGGTCCTACGAGGTCATGGCGATCGACGAGATCGACGCGATCCGCAAGCTGTCAAAAGCCGAGAAAGGTCCATGGGACACCTTCCCGGAAGAGATGATGCGCAAAACGGTATTGAGACGGCACGCCAAGTCCCTGCCGTTCTCGTCCGATCTCGACGATCTCGTTCGCCGCGATGATGAGTTGTACGACCTCAAGGAAGCACGGGAGAATCCAGGCCGCCGCCAGCTTCCTCATTCGCTCAAGGAGTTTGCCACCATGCCGGAGCCTGAGGAAGCCAAGGACCAGACGAACAGCACTCCTGTCGCATGA